The segment tttttttttttttttttttgactgattttttcaaaaaggtgcagttttacagttatgcttttgtaattacataatacattacagtattaaaacagcatatatgtatcaatttttttactgtaataataatactcttgtatccttgacgcctctcgtaaatacaaagcacttttctgttttcattaagaaaatgaattttaggtgagttttgagtgatatactaaaatattaagccttagttaaacatttcctgctgtttattttacgttttattgtacataaaacgatttttcaaagttggaatgactcttttctcttttgctatacccgtttttagcttttttcggattatccgcgatttctGTTATCCACGGCGGCCgagccacccaattccgcggataatcgggagtgtactgtatgcCCAATAACTGACGAAATACATCTTCACTTGAATACATCCTGTAAAGAACTCTggtttaacttatttaatttttttttttttttcatatacgtaatataaagatagtaatcctcaaaaaaaaaaaaaaaatagaacacgAAATTTTCGCGAATTTTCACGTTTTTGACATCACTgagttcaaaattgcattttggaaaacgaccatctgtctgtctgcgacaaaaaTAACTCGaaacgttttgaactagacgattgaaatttggtacatggtcttgacaccaaatttgcagatttctatcaaattttgtgtaaaatcaatataaattaacacaataactacaaaatgaagataactagatagataagattcggtagaCAGACttgacatctatagtgtagacacctgtcaaattttgagccaaatccaacaacagaTTGATTAtatgtcagtctgtactttcagaaatatagggtgttcattaattattgtcggggtttccgtacctcataactttcgaataaaaaatattacgcaaaaaccgattacgtattcgtaaattgcaactcaaagaattttattaaggatattaaagtgtaaagcttgcacaatttgcactttgtaggcattcagctgatggcgattatatattcgtaaattcgctgaacaaattttgacttttgataatcgtgcgggttctccgagccccatattctacagttatgtttattcactttttctgacacatgaaaagtggattcgtcactgaagaacaaTTTCCGAagataattttcatcatcctcaattcgagtcaaaatttgttcagagaattcacgaatacataatcgccttcagctgaatgcctacaaagtgcaaattgtgcaagctgtacactttaatatcattaataaaattctttgagttgtaatttacgaatacgtaatcggtttttgcgtaatatttttttttttttttcgaaagttatgagttacggaaaccccgacaataattaatgaacaccctatatatgtaaacgcgataattcagaaacgcagtaagttaaatatatccaatttggtatgggattttgagactacaagtgcagttttgtgtgaaaTCTTAGTTTCGATCGAGAGAGAAAAACTCTCCTagaacacaaattcaattttcggatactattaaagcATACCAGGGATCAATCGCCAAAAAACTTGCAAGGATGAAACGTccgattcggtaaaaatgctaaattctcagcaacagttaatatttataactattgtacgccagtgtcatccaaggtgttctctgggataatacctttattaaataGTATGCATGAAAATTTTGGCGAGAACACTGCCGCTGGTTCCCTTTTGCTGTTATCGAGCAAGAACTGAAATCTTCAACACAGCAATATCAGGACTACGTCCTCTTTAGTAATGAACCAAGACACAGTACACAGTGTGAATAATGATCTGTTGCGAATATGGCTACCACAGTGGCATAGAGACGCTGGAGAGACCAGGAGAATATGAATAGTTTTGCtgttgtttaaccctttaaagggccatttttttctaatcatattatgttaaaatatttttaggcttgaaattagaataagaaaagggattcatttagcttattagataaatttaatttgattaattaatttatttggttaattaataattaagtaacaaatcaagacacataattttgtgtaaaataaagaactaacccaagcagcaaaagatcgttggccaaccatcgccccacggaacgagcgagattggggcgagatcgacattggtcatgtcccccggcggttcgccgcgcgatggccgccccgacttgttttcgacgaatttgccgatcctttggcgacttgttattatcacgggcgacgttataccaagcatttcgcgacctgttttatcaatgggcgacccaataccaatcatttcccgatgtgttttaacaatcggcgacccaataccaatcatttccccatgtgttttaacaatcggcgacccaataccaatcatttccccatgtgttttaacaatcggcgacccaataccaatcatttccccatgtattttagcaatgggcaaccaaatgccaatcaataggcaatttatttctgaacacttgctggtgtcaaattgaaatattagtttaatggttattcaattttctcaaactctagaaacaagtgtcataatatttaaaactatcatactttcaaaattttgtatagtttgcttttcttttttacctattaataatagtgtttgttatttattttgataaatttaaaattccataaaatacttgcttttgataaaaattcatggaaaatgtcattctaataattcttccaactttttttaactattattatagcatagattttaccacaaccttaccctataaaatgtttaaatgacatttttttactgctctttaaaaaaataaacaaatgttaaaattatctgaaataattttaaatttgatcccctgaacatctatctacatataagatttatttccttcattgatatttcctgtttattttcattgtttaatgcatgggaagaaatgttaacataatcatagtttcaattacataattaatcagaatgattttaactgatattagaaatttaaaagtaggtgtattacatatattgcctatatcatctgtttttaaaagctattttaaattcgaaatagaaaaatatataattcttattaaaaaaatattttttttttttactatacacacttttatattgcttaatgtgagtaatcaacaaataattcctaaagaataatgaataaaacacaaattcctattttaacaccctaaaatttaatgcattgattaaaaatagtttaaaacactaaattatataattcctattatatgtttcttcaatagaaaatattttacaagcacaaattattaagttacttcaaatttctaatattttcataatttatgtttagtgaggtttagattcttagcaaaataaccaaatttgatctatgttaaaccccgaatatttcacaaatatgtttcataaaaattccatatacaaaaatgtaatgcttctttcaattttactgattctatttactattgactttacaaaattacttcatcaagaaattttatacctcattataaattttagtgttagctaatgtccaatagataacattttacaagcacaaaataataatttacttcaaatttctaatattttttttattatctatgattagtttggttttatggcacaagaattaaatttgatctttgattaacactgaatatttctcaaaaattccatacacaaaaatgcagcacttctttcaattctacaaaattccttatatttactattaacatgcaaagttacttcaagttgtagaaattttacacattataaatgttagtgtcagttgatgtccaacatacaacattttacaagcacaaattaataatttacttcaaatttctaatattttcttgatctatatttagttgtttggttttgtagcacaagaaccaaatttaattaatgattaacactgaatatttcacaaaaattccatacccaaacatggaacacttcttccaattataggaaattttatttactattaatttacagagttacttcatattgcattaattttaaacctcattataaatgttagtgttagctaatattcaataaacaacaatttacaagcacaaacttacttcttatttaataacttacttcaaatttctaatgtttttataatttatgtttagtgaggtttagatttgtggcaaaataaccaaatttgatctatgattaactctgaatatttgaaaaatatgtttcacaaaaattccatgcacaaaaatacaacacttctttcacttatacgaaatcttatttattattaacttacaaagttactttatagtgtagaaattttatacctcattacaaatgttagtgttagctaatgtccaattgataacattttacaagcacaaattaacaatttacttcaaatttctaatttttttaaatctattagtttggttttgtttcatggcacaagaagcaaatttgatctatgattaactctgaatatttcacaaaaactccatacctaaaaatataaacactactttcaattatacaaaatttctttagatacatatttttttaattattattttcccctctttatttttaggagaaaagaaaaacaactatgcaaaacaatttatttacaaagaccttcattaaataatattttagaaatacaaagtaaaataataatttaattgaaattttttactgaattttctgtaatgacttatacacccaagcaaaatcctgaaactatgacttataatttacaagaataaataatattgacacaaagtcatttataaaaaatttatttaaactttatttattatgtaatacttgaagagtttgaaatttctaaaaatccacacacatttatataaatattatatatatgtataactgaatcttcagctacatataaagagaattatacatttatttatacatttcatttttcctttttgattacatttgatgaacctagaaaacaattataatagtaattgagattccgcttcatttaaaagtacaaataaaacatttgttgacaattggagatgagtaattaacaagcgaaagtattatagaacttcataagcataatatttttgttctgatactggactgtgtaagcaaactttataataatgtttaggataataaagaaaaaaaaaaaaaaaactcaaactaatgggagtaaaatttatgttactgttttatgaaatgtgaaataatttgaaattattcatataagagtactcaaaagtgcctgcataatctcaaattttaaaaaaagtttaaaataaatatattctgctaaactttttttagcctcatgtcaaaataaaaataattacacaaatgttatttcaataccaaaatataaaaatgttatttaatattttattaaacttctttcatagaaaaattgtaaatgaaaaggaaaattaactaagctaaatagaattaaaatcacttgaattgtcagtctgcaaaaataatgaggttgccattaaaaaaaatttattcaaattatatagaaaaataaaatttgtacaaaacaaaatttatgcctttctaattaaggcaaataagttttcagataaaaaaatcagaaattaaaatcgacctacttgtcattcaagcctatcacattacaacattttgaagttttactacatttttcacgaaaagacattacatattttagcactttaacacatacatctgataaatccttgattgcttccactgatctgagtaattgcaactgaccagagagaaattttgtgatttggaataacttcaattctaaacaagttcttaggatataaagtgaattgggacatataattgtctcgcatataattgttttaaatttccttctgatgttccaagttgGTAGAAACCATATTCCGTCACATTAattgtaacttccaatattttgctcttttttgaagtcaggaatagaaacttgcacagtagtttccaaacaaatagtgagaattttttttttgtttatatttatagatcaattttaaaatgtattttatctttaattgcattttcagttttgaaacaaaggttgcacaaaatttttattttattaaatgagagatgtatttcatactttgccaggttgtcatttggcattctatagaatgcttagaaaatgtatgaaatacaaattgtttcatacattactggcttgttttaggcattatatacaatgcttgggcattctatagaatactggatttcatattttgctggtaatacatataaagaattatacatatactttttcttcaagttcactcttctttttgcagatttgatgaacctaaaaaacatattccttaattagaataatgattgagctttcatttcttttaaaagtacaaataaaatatttgttggcaattggagatatgtaattaaggagtaaaagtcttatagaacttcataagcttaataatgttttcaaactGATAATGAACTacataggcaaatattataataatgtttaggacaatagagaaaaataatataaactaatgggtgtaaaatttatgttactattttatgaaaggtgaaataattataaactattcacataagagtattaaaatataactacataattgcaagttttaaagattttttttttttttttttttgaaatttacaataaatatattctgctaatctatttttttagccttatgtcgaaataaaaataataacacaaatgttattgcaaaaccaaaacataagaacgcaatttaatattttttaaaaacttttttcattagaaattgttgttaacaaaaggaaaggcattgtaaatgaaatggaaaaatatctgcaataatttaagaacacacacacaaaaaaagataagaaataaaatcacttgaaaagaatacaaacaagaaaagaaatgataatggtcgcttaagcctaacgctaataatatcacgtgcaactccatgtttcaggtaagcaacgagttcgaacggcttcaacaaaaataaccttttttattcactatttagaataaataatatattatttacaaatatataataataaaaactttacacttaccaagtttctttaaatgacagtatgcgttgctggttgaatttcaaaatccaatacacgccaggtgattcatgggaaatttctaaaatatgttcgcatagcgccgcctaggaaaagcaactttcccgacatcgaggcgactatgggccgattgctttgagccggtctttttcactaagtcgccgtaggagttcgccccgatgaaaaagcgatcttcagaggcgacagaaaaaaatatggtcagaatccgatgtcgcgccaatgcaaaggtgacattggcaaaatatgggcggcgtatatcagatggatgcgatgcttggccaatcgtttagcgacttctctttgCTGCTTGGGAAAGCATCTAgatttctgtctttgtaaaaaaattgtcagaacttatgccaacctacataaatccatacaaagattgataaagaCAGCAATAACAGAACCATGTTCTTTTTATTGATGAATTGAGATCTAACATTAAGTATGAATGTTGATCCGGAGACAGCGTGATGCCTACAGTGAAGCAGGGGACATATGGGGAGGGGAGTCATGAAGACAAAAATATTAGTGAGTTTATGTCATTTTTAGAACCAAATATGATAAAATGGGTATTTGAAAAATACACCAATCCACACAAATTGGTTGGGTCAAAAATCACGATTTCCTAGGCATCAATGAACTATGCATCCCCACACCATAAACTAGGTACCCACTAAATCCTTCCCACTTATGGGAAATCGATAACTTCGGTGGAAGTGAAATCTGTGTGCACAAAGAGTTATAATGGACGCCCGTACACCTCTGCATAGCGACAATTTTACTTATACGAATGGTAATAAAGTTCTTCTTATAATTGCTTCTGTGTTACGTGCGTGTCTGTGCAGAGAAAGAATGTATTTCCCGAATTAAGTAGATAGCCAGATCACTGGATTCGAATGCTCTAGAAAGAGCCTTTCCCTATAAAACAAGGCGTGCAAAGCCTTCTTTGTACGCCTTCAGTCCTTCTTCAAGGATTCTTTAGATTTAAAATCCTCGTAGCCAGTAGAAAGAGATTTGTTGCTAAAAAGCGCTGATCAGCGACTTCATTTTCAGCAAGGtgattaactgaaaaaattatggaGCTGAGCGGGTTGCCACCCTCATTATTATCTAggtacttctaaaaatattaggtTCACGTTTGTGCCAATTTTCATCACATtcgaatcatttaaattttattcctttttattatgctattttattattaatgtgttACTGTATTCTTatgtgatgaaagcttataagccagttaagagctaagctacccgagcaattgcttttatattgtggtcatgttactgggctgcgaaccacaaggtcccaggttttattcTCACTCATACCATACCGCCACACTTATATAACTGTACTCATTTTAATAGTAGAGTCTCAGTGGGTATACACATGCCAATtgtgtgttccaaattttataataagggAAACTGATTATCATTCCAGATATAATAAGTTTCAtacttgttatttaatttttatataccaaTGGGAATATACTCCCCTCCGAATCCTTCAAACTTATATAATATACGTAAATATAGAGactgttttaattttcttagcataatgaaagaaaaaaaaacgagtaTATATTACACACTTCTTTCCTTTGATCAAATGCGATGAAAATTAGAAACGGGTCTACAATTTTTGTATCAAGAGCATAAGTTAACTTTCATGTATCTCAAAGAtttgaaatatcatatttaattcacTAAATCGTTTGttgcgattttgaattattaagttcAAATGTACATAAATAGACAGAATGACAGCAGTTAAGTAgatttaatcagaaaataaagaaatcttcaAACCTAATGATAaaaccatgcaccaaatttcattcatatagctctttgagtttttgagttatggtgCTCATACTACAAGGACGAATGGAAAAACTGCCTCTCTGCTGGCGGATATCCccctaaatttaaagaaatcaacaatttaggttttttttttttttttaactctttctttctACCTTGTTGCATTTTTCAATCATAGTGTTTACAAACTAAtagataaacaattatttttattgtcaatGTTACAATAGCTATTATGACAATTATCATAAAAAGtaagagaatttaaatattcttatacataaattatCATGTTTCTTTCACTAATCAGTAAAttgatatttccaatatttcgTAATATACTTcgtttttaatactaataaaattaaaatatgtattaaatagataaatatgttTCTACTGTATTTTCTGAATTTCCTAAAAAAGTTTATCGAATTTCGATAATACTTTCATGTTCAAATTAGACAGCAGGCTTCAAAAATGTCTGTTTGCAAAAATATGTTCAACCAAAAATCTACAAAAGTCCAAATGCAAagaattttagttgaatataagtattaaataaatttttctaaaaatcaaaaataatttgatcttAACTTAAGATTTCCTATCTTAAACTATTTCTGTTgtgcaataaaaataagtttctgtATTTCCAAACTTTCCAATCAATTGTTAAGATTTACAAGTTTCGAAATCTGCAGTAAGGTGTAAAAACATTTTCCATGAAATGGCATTAAAATTTCCCTctcaccttttttatttatttatttatttttacttaaaattatacttCAGTACAGGCACATTATTTACTAACTCAAAAAAAAGTCACATTAAATATCGATCATAACATCGTAAAAAGTCGATCCCTGTCTTagatgaagcaaaaataaatagcaggaaatttttatttgatgcaaAACTATTCTTAGAAAATACAAAGAGAGTAAAAATGAATCATAACAATGCACATTATATACAATGTTTcaacacttttttaatttaatcatttttaatttaaataaaaacaattatacgAACAAATGAACAACTTACAATAATCAacatatatttctgtaattagcaacatattttttttaaataactatccttcacaaaatttataaattacaaaactatttctctcttctatttattttttgtacaaatttaaaaGTACTCAGATTTCTATAAAAGTACTAAGCAGATCAATTTAAAGCCTTTGCTATTAAATAATATGCAgctaatgttattaaatatattttaatataataataaaatatatctataaagtggctttataaaaagaaataattgaattaataaaaaaataattgaattgaatttagtATTCATGATTTAGAATTAAATCCAAGAGTGGATAAAATGCACAACAAATTAGATGTGTAccagatttcttttgaaatgatgattttttttaataaatatataataataaatttagttttttttttttttttttttttttaagtcttcaaATTCATTTCCAGTTTACACGTTTTTATGAAGCTATCCTTTCAATCATTTGAttgaatgatgaattattattctttaagaattatCAAACACTTTTGAAATCATTAGTATTGATGAATCAATTCATTATATAAGATCAATCAATTTCCTGCATTCAATTAACTATTTTGGACCATAGATATATTGGAAATGGAGAATCATTCActtctcatttatatatatttttcaattacattcatctttaaaagaaaaattttttattgataaaaatagatataataattaaaagtatatagaCTAATGaatattagtttgaaaaaataattataatctaattGAAATATGCAATATAATACTTGTATAATACTTTCAGAGGACTTCAAGAAGAAGAATTCccttaaaaatcaacaaaaagtaaaatactaaaagaataaCAACACTTAATtcaattttcacttaaataacatttacaaatattatgtaatatgataattattcatttgtatgAGTTTTATAATGcttttgcaaaagaattttttgtgaaaaagttTTATCACAGACATTACATGAAAAAGGTTTGGTATGCATGCAGtaatgcttatttaatatttttctttgagcAAACCCTTTATTACAGACATCACATATGTAAGGTTTCACATCGGCATGAATTTGACTGTGTTCCTGTAAACGAACTTTACTTGCAAATCCTTTATTGCATGTATCACATTGATATggcttttcatttgtatgagaATACTGGTGTTCAGTCAGGTCTCTTTTCTGAATAAAACTTTTACCACATATATCACACATATgtggtttttcttttgtatgaacaTAATAATgtcgttttaaattatatttgtctgaAAATGCTCTGTCACATACATCACATATGTAAGGTTTTTCAACTGAGTGAGTTCGGTAATGTTCATACAAAGAATCTTTGCATGAAAATGACTTTTCACACATCTTACAAGAGAAAGGATTTGTATGAATAAGATAATGCTTATCTAATTTGCTTCTTTGTAGAAAGCCTTTATCGCAAACATCAcaagtataatattttacatctaaATGAGTATGAACATGTTTATGTAAACTACCCTTATTAGCAAATGCTTTATCACAGGTAACACATTTAAAAGGTCTTTCGTTTGTATGAGAATTCAGGTGTTCAGTTAGGTCTCTTTTCTGAATAAAGCCTTTACCACATACATTGCATGTATGTGGTCTTTCATTCATATGGACATAACGATGTCTATTTAAACCAGGTCtgtcaaaaaatgttttgtcaCAAAAATCACAGGCATAAGGTTTTTCCCCAGTGTGGGTGCGATAATGTCTATGCAAATAATTCCGACAAGAAAATGACTTTTcacaaatattacaaatgaaagaCTTCACGCCTGTATGCATTATCTTGTGTCTTTTTAAGTTACTTTTCAGTGAAAAACTTTTGTCACAAACATCACACATATATGATGTATTGGTATGTATACTCACAAAATGTTCATGCAAACCAGTTTTATGAGAAAAACCTTTGCCACACTCATCACACTTGAATTGTTTTTCCTTTGTATGCACATTGTGATGTATATTTAACTTGCTTTTATGAGAAAAGGCTTTACCACATATATCACACAAAAAGGGCTTCTCATTTGTGTGAGTAGAACAATGCCTTTTTAAACCCTCTACAGACGTAAATAACTTATTACATACTTCACATGTATAAGATTTAAGCTTCTTGGAAATAGaatctttgttttgaaaatattcctcAATGGAATTGCaggcaatttctttttcattttcaatgtgAGGAAATTCTTCACAAGTAGCATTACAAGATAATGTTTTTTCATTAGTATCGAAAGAATTCTGCAtgataaaaacactttttatatcatatcttagaaaagctaaagaaaaatgttatcagTATGTTTCTAAAATACAcagaaatactttcaaaaatgaagtcaccatatttaaggaaaattaaattttgtaaataatatttttatagaacaatattattattcatttttataatatttcatttattaaacaacatttcatttactaaacaataattcatttatgagcaatatttcatttatgaacaatatttcatttgattaaagtGAATTTACTTCATTCAGTCTTATGACCAAATCTAATTCGCAGAAAGCACTTTTCCCCAGATCTCTCTACTCAAGTTCCACAATTATTCCCGTACTGAGTAgaagtgcacaagcactggcacTTAAGAAAACAAACTAATTTCAATCagtcattaaaatgaatttgtccttacatgtttaaaataatttcataaatcagaaatatattctTCTGTTTgggaaaaactttaatttaagcTACAGTTAATGTAAAACAATGCAAACCTCCttgaaagaaatacttttctttcattcacATCTGTCCTTGTTCTCCATCTCTGCCatctagaagaagaaaaaaaaaatcttattaacacTGTTTTATAAAAGTGAAAGTCTCAGGTAATGAAAGTATCAGagtctctttttcttttcccaaTTTCCAAACCATATATACTTtactgatttcaaataaatatttattctatattttaagaaacaattgttgggaaaaatttaagtaacaaaatgTGTGATAGCAAGTGGCCTTGATGACAACtagttttaatatcttaaatataaaaatttaaatttaaaagccattttgagcaaaatgatacacaaattataaaataatttaatcaattctagcACTTTAGCAGAAAATTTATATGGAATATTGACTCATTGACagataaatgggaaaaaaaaaaactactgagTCACACTGGTTTGCAAacatctaaaattcaaataatacaatACTTAAATTGGAATAAGTTCAAGTACAcagcatttgcaaagaaaaatgaaaacacaaaattaaatccCCCATACCAAAtactgcacaaaaaaaaaaaaaaaaaaaaaaactgttatgaGGTCCCAGAAAATTTCTCAGGGATTTAAGCAATTACTTACTTTGCCAATTTCATAATCTAGTCTTTATAATGATCTAATCTTGTCTTTTATAATGAAGTATTATAA is part of the Argiope bruennichi chromosome 10, qqArgBrue1.1, whole genome shotgun sequence genome and harbors:
- the LOC129987702 gene encoding zinc finger protein OZF-like, with translation MQNSFDTNEKTLSCNATCEEFPHIENEKEIACNSIEEYFQNKDSISKKLKSYTCEVCNKLFTSVEGLKRHCSTHTNEKPFLCDICGKAFSHKSKLNIHHNVHTKEKQFKCDECGKGFSHKTGLHEHFVSIHTNTSYMCDVCDKSFSLKSNLKRHKIMHTGVKSFICNICEKSFSCRNYLHRHYRTHTGEKPYACDFCDKTFFDRPGLNRHRYVHMNERPHTCNVCGKGFIQKRDLTEHLNSHTNERPFKCVTCDKAFANKGSLHKHVHTHLDVKYYTCDVCDKGFLQRSKLDKHYLIHTNPFSCKMCEKSFSCKDSLYEHYRTHSVEKPYICDVCDRAFSDKYNLKRHYYVHTKEKPHMCDICGKSFIQKRDLTEHQYSHTNEKPYQCDTCNKGFASKVRLQEHSQIHADVKPYICDVCNKGFAQRKILNKHYCMHTKPFSCNVCDKTFSQKILLQKHYKTHTNE